The DNA sequence GCGGTTGTCGCATTGGCCATCGCTGCAAGGTCGTGGCCGTAATGCTTTGCCGGCACCACGATCGCACGGCCGCCCACGGCCTGCGTCGCCAGCGCATACACGGCGAACGAATATTGGGAGTAGATCACCGACTGCCCCGGCTGCACGAACGCATGCGCGGCCAGTTCAAGGATGTCGTTGCTGCCGTTGCCGAGCGTGATCCATTCCTGCGGCACGCCGTACTTGGCGGCGATTGCCTGCTTCAGCTCGAACCCGTTCGCGTCCGGATAGCGTCCGATATCGGCGACGGCTTCCAGCATCGCTTGCCTCGCCGACTCCGGCATGCCGAGCGGATTTTCGTTGGAAGCGAGCTTGACGATTTTCGACTCGTCCAGGCCGAACTCGCGCGCGACTTCCGCGATCGGCTTGCCGCCCTGATAGGGAGCGATGGCGCGAACGTAATCAGGTCCGAATTGAATTGACATAGAAGATTCCAGATGAGTGAGCCATTCGCCATCTGTGGCAAACGGCGATTCAAATTACAAACTGAAAGGATATGAACCGAGCAGCTTGAAGAACGCGGCATTCTGCTTCAGCTCCGCCAGCGCGGCCGCCACATTGCCATCCTGCGCATGGCCTTCGACATCGACGTAGAAATAATATTCCCAGGTTCCGATGCGCGCCGGACGCGACTCGAAGCGCGTCATCGATACGCCGTGCCGGGCCAACGGCGCAAGCAGGTTATACACCGCGCCCGCCTTGTTCGGCACCGCAAGCACCAGCGACGTCTGGTCCTTGCCGCTCGGCCCGGGTTGCAGGCGGCCCACGATGGCAAACCGCGTGCGGTTGTGCGGATCGTCCTGCACGTGCGCCTTGACGACGCCCAGGTTGTAGCGCTGACCGGCGATTTCACCCGCTATCGCCGCCGCCGCCGGGTCTTCGCTGGCAATGCGCGCGGCTTCGCCGTTGGACGCGACGGCTTGGCGTTCGATGCCCGGATAATGTTGGTTAAGCCATACTTGGCATTGCGCCAGGGCCTGCGAATGCGCGCAGATGCGGGTTACGCCCTCCATCGTGCCGCTCCTGGTCATCAGGCTGTGATGCACCGGGATCGACAGTTCGCCGCTAATCGACAATGTGGTCTGCAGCAGCAGGTCGAGCGTGCGGTTGATGGCGCCTTCCGACGAATTCTCGATGGGAACCACGCCGAAATCCGCCGTTCCCGCTTCCGCGGCACGGAAAACCTCGTCGATGGATGCGCATGGCACGCCTTCGACCGCATGACCAAACTGCTGATACACGGCCTGCTCGCTGAACGTACCGGCTGGCCCGAGATAGGCCACATTGACGCGCCGCTCCAGGGCACGACAGGAAGACATGATCTCCCGGAAGATGGTCTGGACATCGCCGCCATCGAGCGGACCAGGGTTGCGCTCGGCGACCTTGCGCAAGACCTGCGCCTCGCGCTCCGGACGGAACACCGGCGCATTGGTTTCGGCCTTCACGTGGCCGACTTCCTGCGCGACGCGCGCGCGGCGGTTGAGCAAATCGAGGATTTGCGCATCGATGGCATCGATCTGCTCGCGCAGTGGCTTTAATTTATCGTCGGTATTCATGTTTACGCTGTCCTGTGGCTTCCCGCTGCAAGAGGGGAATATCAGCCGTGCTTCTTCTCGAACTCTTTGAGGTAATCGACCAGCGCCTGCACGCCGTCGATCGGCATCGCGTTGTAAATCGATGCACGCATGCCGCCCACCGACTTGTGGCCCTTGAGCTGCAGCAGCCCGCGCTCCTTCGCGCCGGCCAGGAAAGTATCGTTCAGCGACTCGTCTTTCAGGAAGAATGGCACGTTCATACGCGAGCGGCAGTCCTTCTCGATCTTGTTGCTGTAGAAATCGGTCGAGTCCAGATAATCGTACAGCAGCGCGGCCTTGGCGATATTGAGCTGCTCCATCGCGGCGACGCCGCCTTGCCTTTTCAGCCACTGGAACACCAGGCCGGCGATATAAATCGCGTAGGTCGGCGGCGTGTTGTACATCGATTGATTATCCGCCACCAGCTTCCAGTCGAACGCCGACGGGCAAATCGGCAACGCATGGCCGAGCAAATCGTCACGTACGATCACCAGCGTCAGGCCCGCCGGGCCAATGTTCTTTTGCGCGCCGCCGTAGATCACGCCGTATTTCGATACATCGATCTCGCGCGACAGGATGTGGGACGACATGTCCGCCACCAGCGGGGCGCCATTGGTCTGCTCCGCCACGTCGGGCACGTAATGGAATTCGACGCCGTCGATCGTTTCGTTGGTGCAGACATGCACGTAAGCGGGATCGGCCGACAGTTTCCAGCTTTCGCGCGGCGGTATTGCCGTGAATTTCTGGCTTTCCGACGAAGCGGCGACATTGACCGTGCAATACTTTTTCGCTTCCTTGATCGACTTGGTCGACCAGGAGCCGGTATTGATGAAATCCACCACCGCCGGCTGCGACTTGCGTGCGACCAGGTTCATCGGGACGATCGCATTTTCGGCAATGGCGCCCCCCTGCATGAACAGGATCTTGTAATTCGCCGGCACGCCAAGCAACTCACGCAGGTCGCACTCAGCCGCCTCGTAAATCGATGTGAATTCCTTGCCGCGATGGCTCATTTCCATCACGGACATGCCGCTGCCATGCCAGTCAAGCATTTCGTCGGCCGCTTGCCGCAGCACTTCCTGCGGCAGGACGGCAGGACCGGCCGAGAAGTTATAGACGCGGGTCATTCTTCCTCCGTGCTGCCGTTTTCCTCTTCGACATCCGATTCGACGATACGCTGCAGACCGGACAGTTTCGTTCCGTCTTCCACCGCGATCAGGGTCACGCCCTGGGTGGCGCGGCCCATTTCGCGGATTTCCGATACGCGGGTGCGAATCAGGACGCCGCCGGTGGTAATCAGCATGATTTCATCGGTCGGCTCCACCAGGGTCGCGGCGACTACTTTGCCGTTGCGCTCGCTGGTCTGGATCGCGATCATGCCCTTGGTGCCGCGGCCATGGCGGGTGTACTCGGTGATCGGTGTGCGCTTGCCGAAACCGTTCTCGGTCGCAGTCAGTACCGTTTGCTGTTCGTTTTCCGCCACCAGCAAAGCAATCACTTGCTGGCCTTCCTCCAGGCTCATGCCGCGTACGCCGCGCGCGGTGCGGCCCATCGGACGCACGTCGTTCTCGTCGAAGCGCACCGCCTTGCCGGCATCCGAGAACAGCATCACGTCGTGCTTGCCGTCGGTGAGCGCGGCGCCGATCAGGTAGTCGCCTTCGTCGAGGTCGACCGCGATGATGCCGGCCTTGCGCGGATTGGAAAACTCGGTCAGCGGCGTCTTCTTCACGGTGCCGAGCGACGTTGCCATGAACACGTAATGGTCTTCCGGGAAGCTGCGGTTTTCGCCGGACAGCGGCAGTACCACGGTGATCTTCTCGCCTTCCTGCAGCGGGAACATGTTGACGATCGGCTTGCCGCGCGAATTGCGCGAGCCTTGCGGCACTTCCCACACCTTCAGCCAGTACATGCGGCCGCGGTTCGAGAAGCACAGGATGTAGTCGTGCGTGTTGGCGATGAAGAGCTGGTCGATCCAGTCGTCTTCCTTGGTCGCCATCGCCTGCTTGCCGCGCCCGCCGCGCTTCTGCGCGCGGTATTCGGATACCGGCTGCGACTTCATGTAGCCGGAATGCGACAAGGTCACCACCATGTCCTGCGGCGCGATCAGGTCTTCGGTGCCGAGGTCGGTCGGA is a window from the Noviherbaspirillum sp. UKPF54 genome containing:
- the pheA gene encoding prephenate dehydratase; translation: MNTDDKLKPLREQIDAIDAQILDLLNRRARVAQEVGHVKAETNAPVFRPEREAQVLRKVAERNPGPLDGGDVQTIFREIMSSCRALERRVNVAYLGPAGTFSEQAVYQQFGHAVEGVPCASIDEVFRAAEAGTADFGVVPIENSSEGAINRTLDLLLQTTLSISGELSIPVHHSLMTRSGTMEGVTRICAHSQALAQCQVWLNQHYPGIERQAVASNGEAARIASEDPAAAAIAGEIAGQRYNLGVVKAHVQDDPHNRTRFAIVGRLQPGPSGKDQTSLVLAVPNKAGAVYNLLAPLARHGVSMTRFESRPARIGTWEYYFYVDVEGHAQDGNVAAALAELKQNAAFFKLLGSYPFSL
- the serC gene encoding 3-phosphoserine/phosphohydroxythreonine transaminase yields the protein MTRVYNFSAGPAVLPQEVLRQAADEMLDWHGSGMSVMEMSHRGKEFTSIYEAAECDLRELLGVPANYKILFMQGGAIAENAIVPMNLVARKSQPAVVDFINTGSWSTKSIKEAKKYCTVNVAASSESQKFTAIPPRESWKLSADPAYVHVCTNETIDGVEFHYVPDVAEQTNGAPLVADMSSHILSREIDVSKYGVIYGGAQKNIGPAGLTLVIVRDDLLGHALPICPSAFDWKLVADNQSMYNTPPTYAIYIAGLVFQWLKRQGGVAAMEQLNIAKAALLYDYLDSTDFYSNKIEKDCRSRMNVPFFLKDESLNDTFLAGAKERGLLQLKGHKSVGGMRASIYNAMPIDGVQALVDYLKEFEKKHG